From a single Methylacidiphilum kamchatkense Kam1 genomic region:
- a CDS encoding adenylyltransferase/cytidyltransferase family protein — protein sequence MNTRGAFLGMETSFWFVPMDKVVAFRQFLETRSIVVTNGCFDLFHFGHLTLLREAKKLGDFLWVGINGDQSVKELKGAERPYFSEWERATIVGSLKYVDAVTIFPEARATTFLSLVRPVIYVKGADYSSQTIHQEEKEVLERHQSLIKFVPLYPGRSTSGIVERIRRGVQSVD from the coding sequence ATGAATACTCGAGGTGCTTTTTTGGGAATGGAAACAAGTTTTTGGTTTGTACCCATGGATAAAGTGGTTGCTTTTCGTCAGTTTCTAGAAACCAGAAGCATTGTCGTAACCAATGGATGTTTTGATCTATTCCATTTTGGACATTTGACCCTCCTCAGAGAGGCAAAAAAATTGGGAGATTTTCTTTGGGTAGGCATCAATGGGGATCAGTCGGTAAAAGAATTAAAAGGGGCGGAAAGACCTTACTTTTCTGAGTGGGAAAGGGCAACGATTGTTGGGTCATTAAAGTATGTGGATGCCGTGACTATTTTTCCAGAAGCACGAGCGACGACATTTCTTTCTTTAGTCAGGCCTGTGATTTATGTTAAGGGCGCAGACTATTCTTCCCAAACGATCCACCAGGAGGAAAAAGAAGTTCTAGAAAGACACCAGTCGCTCATCAAATTTGTTCCTTTATATCCAGGTCGATCGACTTCGGGAATAGTTGAAAGAATACGAAGAGGAGTACAATCTGTAGATTAA
- the purN gene encoding phosphoribosylglycinamide formyltransferase — translation MSNSKLVNIAVLGSGKGSNFLSIAKAVSMGELPARICVVVSDNPEALIIKKANELGIPTAVLPCGKYKTWLEPWIEEELVRILKEYHTELVVLAGFMRVLKETFLNAFEGRTVNIHPSLLPAFKGKEAWKAALEACVAETGCTIHWVSKEVDGGKIIAQSRVPILPGDTPESLHARIQQAEHELYPKVLKDLCLDWIKKYAK, via the coding sequence ATGTCAAACTCTAAGCTAGTCAACATTGCTGTGCTTGGTTCAGGCAAAGGCAGCAATTTTTTATCAATTGCTAAAGCGGTCTCTATGGGCGAACTCCCTGCTAGGATTTGTGTGGTAGTTTCAGACAATCCTGAGGCTTTGATTATAAAAAAAGCAAACGAGCTGGGTATTCCTACAGCAGTGTTGCCTTGTGGAAAATACAAAACTTGGCTTGAGCCATGGATTGAGGAAGAACTTGTTCGTATTTTAAAAGAGTATCATACTGAGTTAGTTGTCTTAGCTGGCTTTATGCGTGTTTTAAAAGAGACTTTTCTTAACGCCTTTGAAGGCAGGACAGTAAATATTCATCCTTCTTTGTTACCTGCTTTCAAAGGAAAGGAAGCGTGGAAAGCAGCGTTAGAGGCTTGCGTTGCGGAAACTGGCTGCACCATTCATTGGGTAAGCAAAGAGGTGGATGGGGGTAAAATCATTGCCCAATCTAGGGTTCCTATTCTGCCAGGGGATACCCCGGAAAGTCTACATGCTAGAATACAACAAGCAGAGCATGAATTGTATCCCAAGGTGCTGAAAGATCTCTGCTTGGATTGGATCAAAAAATATGCGAAATAA